CATTCGGTAGAGGGCAGACACATATAGCGCCACGGTTGGACAAAACACCATTATTCAATATGTTCTACACCCAGCCATTCGTTGATCCAAAATCACATTTAGATCAATTGCATACTAATCAAAGAACATACCGGAATGAATACTACTGGAATTCAATATTCAACAGTTTATTTAGGGACCTGATGTCAGAGTTAAGACAGAATGCCAATCCAGCaaatatattgacaaatttAAATGAGGAACAAGCACCTGTTATAAATCACCGATATGAAGTTTCTATAATTGATCCAAGAACGATAAACCGCAAAAAAacgacaaataattttgataaacctACACAGAAAACCCCGAATCCGCCATCACCAGTAGTAAATGCTGTACCAATCGAAAGGGTGACAAACTTAAATGAAGAACTAAAACCTTTTATAAAgcatcaaaataaagtatcaaaAGGAGATCCTAGAAATGGTGATCAAGAATCATCTATACATAGTGTGAATCAACCTGTTTCAAACATAGACCATGCGCAATCCACATTAATTGATCATAAAACAATCGAAAGTGTACCAAACTTAAATGATTTGCAAGCGTCAATTATCAAACATCGATACAAAGTGTCCATCGATGACCCAAGAACCAGCAAACAAAAGGAAACTAGAAGAAATCTTGAAAAACCTGGATCAATAATTGATCATCCGCAATCTACCATAAATGATCATAAAACAATCGAAAGTTTTCCTAACTTAAATGATTTGCCAGCTCCAATTATCAAACGTCGATACAAAGTGTCCATGGTGGATCCCAGAACAATCAAACAAAAAGAAGTTACAAGAAATCTTGATAAACCTGGATCAATAATTGACCATCCGCAATCTACTGTAAATGATCCT
This is a stretch of genomic DNA from Mytilus trossulus isolate FHL-02 chromosome 6, PNRI_Mtr1.1.1.hap1, whole genome shotgun sequence. It encodes these proteins:
- the LOC134721331 gene encoding uncharacterized protein LOC134721331, which encodes MEAKLQPLITLCVILLVDGAVLNRSIHDQLQDNGLTNTKVQAFGRGQTHIAPRLDKTPLFNMFYTQPFVDPKSHLDQLHTNQRTYRNEYYWNSIFNSLFRDLMSELRQNANPANILTNLNEEQAPVINHRYEVSIIDPRTINRKKTTNNFDKPTQKTPNPPSPVVNAVPIERVTNLNEELKPFIKHQNKVSKGDPRNGDQESSIHSVNQPVSNIDHAQSTLIDHKTIESVPNLNDLQASIIKHRYKVSIDDPRTSKQKETRRNLEKPGSIIDHPQSTINDHKTIESFPNLNDLPAPIIKRRYKVSMVDPRTIKQKEVTRNLDKPGSIIDHPQSTVNDPKTVESFPKLNDLPAPIIKRRYEVSMVDPRTIKQKETRRNLDKPGSTIDQMSSSVDPTTIGGLTPLNEVPMIEHQYKATIIDPRTIERTFSKQKQDNKALMMQKNPTTADNFEKFLSLWSSNSENIPFPLINNQKNPFRIYQMPV